The Bacillus sp. Marseille-Q1617 genome has a segment encoding these proteins:
- the rplK gene encoding 50S ribosomal protein L11 — MAKKVIKMVKLQIPAGKANPAPPVGPALGQAGVNIMGFCKEFNARTADQAGLIIPVEITVFEDRSFTFITKTPPAAVLLKKAAGIESGSGEPNSKKVATLKRDKVREIAETKMPDLNAASVESAMRMVEGTARSMGIVIED, encoded by the coding sequence GTGGCTAAAAAAGTTATCAAAATGGTTAAATTGCAGATTCCTGCAGGTAAAGCTAATCCAGCTCCACCGGTTGGTCCTGCATTAGGTCAAGCAGGTGTTAACATCATGGGATTCTGTAAGGAATTCAATGCACGTACAGCAGATCAAGCTGGCTTAATCATTCCTGTTGAAATTACGGTATTTGAAGACCGTTCATTTACATTCATCACAAAAACTCCACCTGCTGCTGTTCTACTTAAGAAAGCGGCTGGTATCGAGTCTGGTTCAGGCGAACCTAACAGCAAAAAAGTGGCAACACTTAAACGCGATAAAGTACGTGAAATTGCTGAAACAAAAATGCCTGACTTAAATGCAGCTAGCGTTGAATCAGCTATGCGCATGGTAGAAGGAACTGCGCGCAGCATGGGTATCGTCATCGAAGACTAA